The proteins below come from a single Streptomyces tubercidicus genomic window:
- a CDS encoding ABC transporter permease has translation MTSPSQTAATKSDPPGLDSKGLKKTKDGKDGELIGRSPGQLMWRRFKRDRTGVICAVVVLAFFLVAVLASVYGKNPYTFYGNEDPSLFDEFGYPMGANGGISGDFWFGIEPALGRDLFTLLLYGMRTSLGISVAVTILVVITGTLLGVTAGYLGGRTDYWLGRLIDFLLAFPSQLTFVAFMPVVVAFFIPPGDETPTYVRAVALILVQWALGWMGLARLLRGQVLSLREREFVEAAKITGASPWRIIRKELLPNVVTPILVQATYMLPLFVTAEAGLSFLGVGIMEPTPDWGRLFHTAGMVYENDPTFLLFPGAAMVIFVLCFNLLGDSVRDAFDPKSGR, from the coding sequence ATGACTAGTCCATCCCAGACCGCGGCAACCAAGTCCGATCCACCGGGACTTGATTCCAAGGGTCTGAAGAAGACGAAGGACGGCAAGGACGGTGAGCTGATCGGCCGTTCCCCCGGCCAGCTGATGTGGCGGCGCTTCAAGCGCGACCGCACGGGCGTCATCTGCGCTGTCGTGGTGCTGGCCTTCTTCCTCGTGGCCGTGCTCGCCTCGGTGTACGGCAAGAACCCGTACACCTTCTACGGCAACGAGGATCCGAGCCTCTTCGACGAGTTCGGCTATCCGATGGGGGCCAACGGCGGCATCTCCGGCGACTTCTGGTTCGGTATCGAACCCGCCCTCGGCCGGGACCTGTTCACGCTGCTGCTCTACGGCATGCGGACGTCCCTGGGGATCTCCGTGGCGGTGACCATCCTGGTGGTCATCACCGGCACCCTGCTGGGCGTCACCGCGGGCTATCTGGGCGGCAGGACCGACTACTGGCTCGGCCGGCTGATCGACTTCCTGCTCGCCTTCCCCAGCCAGCTGACCTTCGTGGCCTTCATGCCCGTGGTCGTGGCGTTCTTCATCCCGCCGGGCGACGAGACCCCCACCTATGTGCGGGCGGTGGCGCTCATCCTGGTGCAGTGGGCTCTGGGCTGGATGGGTCTGGCCCGTCTGCTGCGCGGCCAGGTGCTGTCGCTGCGTGAGCGGGAGTTCGTCGAGGCCGCGAAGATCACCGGCGCCTCCCCCTGGCGCATCATCCGCAAGGAACTGCTGCCCAACGTGGTCACGCCCATCCTGGTGCAGGCCACCTACATGCTCCCGCTGTTCGTCACGGCGGAGGCCGGTCTGTCCTTCCTGGGCGTCGGCATCATGGAGCCGACCCCGGACTGGGGACGGCTGTTCCACACGGCCGGCATGGTCTACGAGAACGACCCGACCTTCCTTCTCTTCCCCGGCGCCGCAATGGTGATCTTCGTGCTGTGCTTCAACCTGCTCGGGGACTCGGTCCGGGACGCCTTCGATCCCAAGTCCGGGCGCTGA
- a CDS encoding ABC transporter substrate-binding protein — protein sequence MNALSTRRARAVIVALAAGSLALTGCSSGGGTGKDQSQTDKDAAAQSKTVALGTAADSTGPAAEVKGSRKGGTLRVYQRDSFNHLDPAQMYVSDLGTLSKLIFRGLTTYKQDDAGKKTVVGDLATDAGQMSDGGKTWKYTLKDGIKFEDGKPITSKDIRHTFERMYAKFITDGPTYMQSWLSGAGTSYRKALPDGPYKGDHLPKTVLDTPDDKTVIFHFKKPQTQVPYALAMAGYSAVPEGAKDTKENYDVKPVCAGPYKFASFKEGKGAKLVRNTNWDPKTDPARHQYVDGFDITFNHQFSDSTKRLLADQGEAKNAISFSNSVEPTQTKQVLDNASASKRLVQGYQPYVWQMNMNMDRIKDKKIRDAITYAMPNAQIVRINGGSYGGEVAGGLLAPTVAGYKKGYDPYGKLSHPNGEPEKAKKLLKEAGKTGMKLVYAYSNTEIRQKEAAVIEGALNKAGFDVQKKEVDSSSWYQQMGKVKNGFDIYMTGWGQDWADASTVIPPSYDPRQIQDGAANYSHIRDKHVSDEIDRIEKITDIKKQTAEWQKLHQYIVEKVNPAAPVFYTKVLQLYGSNVGGARYNSDTNYMDLNTLFLKK from the coding sequence ATGAACGCACTATCTACGCGCAGAGCACGCGCCGTGATCGTGGCCCTGGCGGCCGGTTCACTCGCGCTCACCGGCTGCAGCAGCGGCGGCGGTACCGGCAAGGACCAGTCCCAGACGGACAAGGACGCCGCCGCGCAGTCCAAGACCGTCGCGCTCGGCACGGCCGCCGACTCCACCGGCCCGGCCGCCGAGGTCAAGGGCTCCCGCAAGGGCGGCACCCTCCGCGTCTACCAGCGGGACAGCTTCAACCACCTGGACCCGGCGCAGATGTACGTCAGCGACCTGGGCACCCTGTCCAAGCTGATCTTCCGTGGCCTGACCACGTACAAGCAGGACGACGCCGGCAAGAAGACGGTGGTCGGCGACCTCGCCACCGACGCGGGCCAGATGTCCGACGGTGGCAAGACCTGGAAGTACACGCTCAAGGACGGCATCAAGTTCGAGGACGGCAAGCCGATCACCTCGAAGGACATCCGCCACACCTTCGAGCGGATGTACGCCAAGTTCATCACCGACGGCCCCACCTACATGCAGTCGTGGCTGTCGGGCGCGGGCACCTCGTACCGCAAGGCGCTCCCGGACGGTCCGTACAAGGGTGACCACCTGCCCAAGACGGTGCTGGACACCCCGGATGACAAGACCGTCATCTTCCACTTCAAGAAGCCGCAGACGCAGGTGCCCTACGCGCTCGCCATGGCGGGCTACAGCGCCGTCCCCGAGGGCGCCAAGGACACCAAGGAGAACTACGACGTCAAGCCGGTCTGCGCCGGCCCGTACAAGTTCGCCTCCTTCAAGGAGGGCAAGGGCGCCAAGCTGGTGCGCAACACGAACTGGGACCCGAAGACGGACCCGGCGCGGCACCAGTACGTCGACGGCTTCGACATCACCTTCAACCACCAGTTCTCGGACTCCACCAAGCGCCTGCTGGCCGACCAGGGTGAGGCCAAGAACGCGATCAGCTTCAGCAACTCGGTGGAGCCGACGCAGACCAAGCAGGTGCTGGACAACGCCAGCGCCAGCAAGCGCCTGGTGCAGGGCTACCAGCCCTACGTCTGGCAGATGAACATGAACATGGACCGCATCAAGGACAAGAAGATCCGCGATGCGATCACCTACGCCATGCCGAACGCCCAGATCGTCCGCATCAACGGCGGCAGCTACGGCGGTGAGGTCGCCGGCGGTCTGCTCGCCCCGACCGTGGCGGGTTACAAGAAGGGCTACGACCCCTACGGGAAGCTCTCGCACCCCAACGGTGAGCCGGAGAAGGCCAAGAAGCTCCTCAAGGAGGCCGGCAAGACGGGCATGAAGCTCGTCTACGCCTACTCCAACACCGAGATCCGCCAGAAGGAAGCCGCGGTCATCGAGGGCGCCCTGAACAAGGCCGGCTTCGACGTCCAGAAGAAGGAGGTCGACTCCTCCTCCTGGTACCAGCAGATGGGCAAGGTCAAGAACGGCTTCGACATCTACATGACCGGCTGGGGCCAGGACTGGGCGGACGCCTCGACCGTCATCCCGCCGTCGTACGACCCCCGTCAGATCCAGGACGGCGCGGCCAACTACTCGCACATCCGTGACAAGCACGTCAGCGACGAGATCGACCGCATCGAGAAGATCACGGACATCAAGAAGCAGACCGCGGAGTGGCAGAAGCTGCACCAGTACATCGTGGAGAAGGTCAACCCGGCCGCCCCGGTCTTCTACACCAAGGTGCTCCAGCTGTACGGCTCCAACGTGGGCGGTGCCCGCTACAACAGCGACACCAACTACATGGACCTGAACACGCTGTTCCTCAAGAAGTAA
- a CDS encoding ABC transporter permease produces MLPFLFRRVFGAVVILLLLSAFTFFVFFSTGDPAMMACGKNCTADNVALIHQNLGLDKPLPTQYWDFLVGIFAGRDYSIGHCSAPCFGYSFATKQDVWATMMDRLPTTASLAVGGAITFLVIGLGAGLLAAWKKGSVLDKTVTGASMVLSSVQIYILGPIVLGIFVYSGIMASPKYVELTSDPAGWFMGLLLPWLVMSTIFTAQYTRMSRSTMIEQLQEEHVRTAKAKGMPARYVFLRYAWRGSLIPIVTILGIDLSSLFGGAMITEYTFSLAGLGRLAINSVTTLDLPMVLGVLIFSAALILVFNIIVDATYALIDPRVRLS; encoded by the coding sequence ATGCTTCCCTTCCTATTCCGCCGGGTCTTCGGCGCGGTCGTCATCCTTCTCCTGCTGAGCGCCTTCACGTTCTTCGTGTTCTTCTCCACCGGTGACCCGGCCATGATGGCGTGCGGCAAGAACTGCACCGCCGACAACGTGGCCCTGATCCATCAGAACCTCGGTCTCGACAAGCCCCTGCCGACGCAGTACTGGGACTTCCTCGTCGGCATCTTCGCGGGCCGCGACTACAGCATCGGGCACTGCAGCGCCCCCTGCTTCGGCTACTCGTTCGCCACCAAGCAGGACGTCTGGGCGACGATGATGGACCGGCTGCCCACCACGGCGTCGCTGGCCGTCGGCGGCGCGATCACCTTCCTGGTGATCGGCCTCGGTGCCGGTCTGCTCGCCGCCTGGAAGAAGGGCTCGGTGCTGGACAAGACCGTCACCGGCGCTTCCATGGTGCTCAGCTCGGTGCAGATCTACATCCTGGGCCCGATCGTCCTCGGCATCTTCGTCTACAGCGGCATCATGGCCTCGCCCAAGTACGTGGAGCTCACCAGCGACCCGGCCGGCTGGTTCATGGGCCTGCTGCTGCCGTGGCTGGTGATGTCGACGATCTTCACCGCGCAGTACACCCGTATGTCGCGCTCGACGATGATCGAGCAGCTCCAGGAGGAGCATGTCCGTACGGCCAAGGCCAAGGGCATGCCGGCGCGGTACGTCTTCCTGCGCTACGCCTGGCGCGGCTCGCTGATCCCGATCGTCACGATCCTCGGTATCGACCTCAGCTCGCTGTTCGGCGGCGCCATGATCACCGAGTACACCTTCTCGCTGGCGGGCCTCGGCCGACTGGCGATCAATTCCGTCACCACCCTCGATCTGCCCATGGTCCTGGGCGTGCTGATCTTCAGCGCCGCCCTGATCCTGGTGTTCAACATCATCGTGGATGCGACGTACGCCCTCATCGACCCGCGCGTGCGCCTGTCCTAG
- a CDS encoding ABC transporter ATP-binding protein — protein sequence MTTLTKTEDAPEPTGSEPFLSVRDLHVRFSTEDGIVKAVDGLSFNLERGQTLGIVGESGSGKSVTNLAVLGLHNPKSTEISGDITLDGQKLTGAKEKTLEKLRGNKMAMIFQDALTALSPYYTVGRQIAEPFIKHTGASKREGRQRAIEMLTKVGIPQPNLRVDDYPHQFSGGMRQRAMIAMSLVCNPELLIADEPTTALDVTVQAQILDLLKDLQQEFGSAIILITHDLGVVANTADDLLVMYAGRAVERGSVKEILTQPQHPYTWGLLSSMPRLTSDVHEELHPIPGTPPSLLTPPSGCGFHPRCGFTGEVGGARCGEERPLLELGRAAACHLSAEQKQTLFTEQIKPRLG from the coding sequence GTGACCACACTCACCAAGACCGAGGACGCGCCGGAGCCGACCGGCTCTGAACCCTTCCTCTCCGTCCGCGACCTGCATGTGCGGTTCTCCACCGAGGACGGCATCGTCAAGGCGGTCGACGGCCTCTCCTTCAACCTGGAGCGCGGGCAGACGCTCGGCATCGTCGGCGAATCGGGATCCGGCAAGTCCGTCACCAACCTCGCCGTGCTGGGGCTGCACAACCCCAAGTCCACCGAGATCTCCGGTGACATCACGCTGGACGGCCAGAAGCTGACCGGGGCCAAGGAGAAGACCCTGGAGAAGCTCCGCGGCAACAAGATGGCCATGATCTTCCAGGACGCGCTGACCGCGCTGTCGCCGTACTACACGGTCGGCCGGCAGATCGCGGAGCCGTTCATCAAGCACACCGGCGCCAGCAAGCGCGAGGGCCGGCAGCGCGCCATCGAGATGCTGACCAAGGTCGGTATCCCGCAGCCCAACCTGCGGGTGGACGACTATCCGCACCAGTTCTCCGGCGGTATGCGCCAGCGCGCGATGATCGCCATGTCGCTGGTCTGCAACCCCGAGCTGCTGATCGCCGACGAGCCGACCACCGCCCTGGACGTCACCGTCCAGGCGCAGATCCTCGACCTGCTCAAGGACCTCCAGCAGGAGTTCGGCTCCGCGATCATCCTGATCACCCATGACCTCGGGGTGGTCGCCAATACGGCCGACGACCTGCTGGTGATGTACGCGGGCCGGGCCGTGGAGCGGGGCTCCGTCAAGGAGATCCTCACGCAGCCCCAGCACCCGTACACCTGGGGCTTGCTGAGCTCCATGCCCCGGCTCACCTCGGACGTCCACGAGGAGCTGCACCCGATCCCCGGGACGCCGCCGAGCCTGCTCACCCCGCCCTCCGGCTGCGGCTTCCACCCGCGCTGCGGCTTCACCGGCGAGGTCGGCGGGGCCCGCTGCGGCGAGGAGCGGCCGCTGCTGGAGCTGGGGCGCGCGGCCGCGTGCCATCTGAGCGCCGAGCAGAAGCAGACCCTCTTCACCGAGCAGATCAAGCCCCGGCTGGGCTAG
- a CDS encoding ABC transporter ATP-binding protein — MSENVTLPAPRDAAPAQGEPLLTAEGLTKHFPIYGGFPFKRKVGAVQAVDGLDLTVHAGESFGLVGESGCGKSTTGRLLTRLMEPTSGKITYAGQDITHAGRKQLAPIRSEIQMIFQDPYASLNPRQTVGTIIGGPMEINGINPPGGREKRVQELLETVGLNPEHYNRFPHEFSGGQRQRIGVARALALEPKLIVADEPVSALDVSIQAQVVNLLQKLQRELGIAFLFIAHDLAIVRHFSERVAVMYLGKIVEVGTRDEIYNRPRHPYTHALLSAVPEAKLVENEEEDRERIRLAGDVPSPVNPPSGCRFRTRCWKAQDKCATEEPPLVRIGGNAEGHLTACHFPEEPTTAARGEDIVLDPALAAIEEAAAAEESGTDD; from the coding sequence ATGTCAGAGAACGTCACCCTCCCGGCGCCCCGTGACGCCGCGCCCGCCCAGGGCGAGCCGCTGCTCACCGCCGAGGGACTCACCAAGCACTTCCCGATCTACGGCGGCTTCCCGTTCAAGCGGAAGGTCGGCGCGGTCCAGGCCGTCGACGGCCTGGACCTGACCGTGCACGCCGGCGAGAGCTTCGGTCTGGTCGGTGAGTCGGGCTGCGGCAAGTCCACCACCGGACGGCTGCTCACCCGGCTCATGGAGCCGACCTCCGGCAAGATCACCTACGCGGGCCAGGACATCACCCACGCGGGCCGCAAGCAACTGGCGCCGATCCGTTCCGAGATCCAGATGATCTTCCAGGACCCGTATGCCTCGCTGAACCCGCGGCAGACGGTCGGCACCATCATCGGCGGCCCGATGGAGATCAACGGGATCAATCCGCCCGGCGGCCGCGAGAAGCGGGTCCAGGAGCTCCTGGAGACCGTCGGTCTCAACCCGGAGCACTACAACCGCTTCCCGCACGAGTTCTCCGGCGGCCAGCGGCAGCGCATCGGGGTGGCCCGTGCGCTCGCCCTGGAGCCGAAGCTGATCGTCGCGGATGAGCCGGTCTCCGCGCTGGACGTCTCCATCCAGGCGCAGGTCGTCAACCTGCTCCAGAAGCTCCAGCGTGAACTGGGCATCGCGTTCCTGTTCATCGCCCACGACCTGGCGATCGTGCGGCACTTCAGCGAGCGGGTCGCGGTGATGTACCTCGGCAAGATCGTCGAGGTGGGCACCCGCGACGAGATCTACAACCGGCCGCGCCACCCGTACACCCATGCGCTGCTCTCGGCGGTGCCCGAGGCCAAGCTGGTGGAGAACGAGGAGGAGGACCGCGAGCGCATCCGCCTCGCCGGTGACGTCCCCTCCCCCGTCAACCCGCCCTCCGGCTGCCGGTTCCGTACCCGGTGCTGGAAGGCGCAGGACAAGTGCGCCACGGAGGAGCCGCCGCTGGTCCGGATCGGCGGGAATGCGGAGGGCCACCTCACGGCCTGTCACTTCCCCGAGGAGCCGACGACCGCGGCGCGGGGCGAGGACATCGTGCTCGACCCGGCGCTGGCGGCGATCGAGGAGGCGGCGGCGGCCGAGGAGTCCGGCACGGACGACTAG
- a CDS encoding ABC transporter ATP-binding protein: MANGDGGRPATGAGTPVLEVRDLVKHFPLTRGVLFHKQIGAVKAVDGVSFDLHQGETLGIVGESGCGKSTVAKLLVGLERPTSGQILYRGEDISALSARALKAVRRNIQMVFQDPYTSLNPRMTVGDIIGEPYEIHPEAAPKRDRRRKVQELLEVVGLNPEFIHRYPHQFSGGQRQRIGIARGLALRPEIIVADEPVSALDVSIQAQVVNLLERLQQEFELSYVFIAHDLSVVRHISDRVAVMYLGRLAETGTGEQIYEHPTHPYTQALLSAVPVPDPEARGHRDRILLAGDVPSPANPPSGCRFRTRCWKAQQLCADVVPPLDVPAEFRETAGPAGHASACHFAEERHVVPSE, from the coding sequence ATGGCGAACGGTGACGGCGGCCGTCCGGCGACCGGCGCGGGGACCCCGGTCCTGGAGGTCCGCGACCTGGTCAAACACTTTCCGCTCACCCGCGGGGTGCTCTTCCACAAGCAGATCGGCGCGGTCAAGGCCGTCGACGGTGTCTCCTTCGACCTCCACCAGGGCGAGACCCTCGGGATCGTCGGTGAATCGGGCTGCGGCAAATCCACCGTCGCCAAGCTGTTGGTCGGCCTCGAACGTCCGACGTCCGGTCAGATCCTTTACCGGGGCGAGGACATCAGCGCCCTCTCCGCCCGCGCGCTGAAGGCCGTACGGCGCAACATCCAGATGGTGTTCCAGGACCCCTACACCTCCCTGAACCCCCGGATGACCGTCGGGGACATCATCGGCGAGCCCTACGAGATCCACCCCGAGGCGGCCCCCAAGCGGGACCGCCGCAGAAAGGTCCAGGAACTCCTGGAAGTGGTGGGGCTCAACCCCGAGTTCATCCACCGCTATCCGCACCAGTTCTCCGGCGGGCAGCGCCAGCGCATCGGGATCGCCCGCGGTCTGGCGCTCCGCCCGGAGATCATCGTCGCCGATGAGCCGGTCTCCGCGCTGGATGTCTCGATCCAGGCCCAAGTGGTCAATCTGCTGGAGCGGTTGCAGCAGGAGTTCGAGCTGTCGTACGTCTTCATCGCGCACGATCTGTCCGTCGTCCGGCATATCTCCGACCGCGTCGCGGTGATGTATCTGGGCCGGCTGGCCGAGACCGGCACCGGCGAGCAGATCTACGAGCATCCGACGCACCCGTACACCCAGGCCCTGCTGTCCGCGGTGCCCGTCCCCGACCCGGAGGCCCGCGGCCACCGCGACCGCATCCTGCTGGCGGGCGATGTCCCCTCACCCGCGAACCCGCCCTCCGGCTGCCGCTTCCGCACCCGCTGCTGGAAGGCCCAGCAGCTGTGCGCCGATGTCGTACCGCCGCTGGACGTGCCTGCGGAGTTCCGGGAGACGGCGGGGCCGGCCGGGCACGCCTCGGCCTGCCACTTCGCGGAGGAGCGGCATGTGGTGCCGAGCGAGTAG
- a CDS encoding ABC transporter ATP-binding protein: MTSQDTRATGAGTALLDVRDLRVEFRTRDGVAKAVNGVSYRVAPGQTLAVLGESGSGKSVTAQAVMGILDSPPGYVTGGEVVFQGRDLLTLRKDERRKVRGAKMAMIFQDALSALNPVLSVGAQLGEMFQVHEGMSRKDARAKAVELMERVGIPAARERVGDYPHQFSGGMRQRIMIAMALALGPDLIIADEPTTALDVTVQAQVMDLLAELQRELTMGLILITHDLGVVADVADTIAVMYAGRIVETASVHQLYRAPAHPYTRGLLDSVPRLDRKGRQLYAIKGLPPSLTAIPSGCPFHPRCPLAQDICRTDPPPLYEAGPGRASACHFWKETLHGER, translated from the coding sequence ATGACGAGCCAGGACACACGGGCCACGGGCGCCGGTACCGCCCTGCTCGATGTGCGGGACCTGCGGGTGGAGTTCCGTACCCGGGACGGTGTCGCCAAGGCCGTCAACGGGGTCAGCTACCGCGTGGCGCCCGGACAGACGCTGGCGGTGCTCGGGGAGTCCGGCTCCGGCAAGTCCGTCACCGCCCAGGCCGTGATGGGCATCCTGGACTCGCCGCCCGGTTACGTCACCGGCGGCGAGGTCGTCTTCCAGGGGCGCGATCTGCTGACCCTGCGCAAGGACGAACGGCGCAAGGTCCGCGGCGCGAAGATGGCGATGATCTTCCAGGACGCGCTGTCCGCGCTGAACCCGGTCCTCAGCGTCGGGGCCCAGCTGGGGGAGATGTTCCAGGTCCACGAGGGGATGTCCCGTAAGGACGCCCGCGCCAAGGCGGTGGAACTGATGGAGCGGGTCGGCATCCCGGCGGCCCGGGAGCGGGTGGGCGACTATCCGCACCAGTTCTCCGGCGGTATGCGCCAGCGCATCATGATCGCGATGGCACTGGCCCTCGGCCCGGACCTGATCATCGCGGACGAGCCGACCACGGCGCTGGACGTGACGGTGCAGGCCCAGGTCATGGACCTGCTGGCCGAGCTCCAGCGCGAACTGACCATGGGCCTGATCCTGATCACCCATGACCTGGGCGTGGTCGCGGACGTCGCCGACACCATCGCGGTGATGTACGCCGGCCGGATCGTCGAGACCGCCTCCGTCCACCAGCTCTACCGGGCACCCGCGCACCCCTACACCCGCGGTCTGCTGGACTCCGTCCCCCGCCTGGACCGCAAGGGCCGGCAGCTGTACGCGATCAAGGGTCTGCCGCCCAGCCTGACGGCCATCCCGTCCGGCTGCCCCTTCCACCCGCGCTGCCCGCTGGCCCAGGACATCTGCCGTACGGATCCGCCGCCGCTCTACGAGGCCGGACCCGGCCGGGCCAGCGCCTGCCACTTCTGGAAGGAGACCCTCCATGGCGAACGGTGA
- a CDS encoding ABC transporter permease, protein MPEPYVPKEAIGHGDGGSAALAIGEAESLERRPGAAPPGGPPASVGKPRSLWSDAWHDLCRNPVFVISALVILFLVVIAIWPQLIATGNPYRADLAKAQQGSQPGHPFGFDTQGRDVYTRVVYGARASITVGVCATTGAALLGSLLGGLAGFFGGWGDTLLSRLADIFFGIPVILGGLVFLSMVTSTTVWPVVGFIVLLGWPQVSRIARGSVVTAKQNDYVQAARALGAGNGRLLLRHIAPNAVAPVIVVATIALGTFIALEATLSYLGAGLKPPTVSWGIDISTASPYIRSAPHMLLWPAGALSVTVLAFILLGDAVRDALDPKLR, encoded by the coding sequence ATGCCTGAGCCCTACGTCCCCAAGGAAGCCATCGGCCATGGCGACGGCGGGTCCGCCGCGCTGGCGATCGGCGAGGCGGAGTCGCTGGAACGGCGGCCCGGGGCAGCCCCGCCCGGCGGGCCACCCGCCTCCGTCGGCAAGCCGCGCAGCCTGTGGAGCGACGCCTGGCACGACCTGTGCCGCAACCCGGTCTTTGTGATCTCCGCCCTGGTCATCCTCTTTCTGGTGGTCATCGCGATCTGGCCGCAGCTGATCGCCACCGGCAACCCCTACCGCGCCGACCTCGCCAAGGCGCAGCAGGGCTCCCAGCCCGGCCACCCCTTCGGCTTCGACACCCAGGGCAGGGACGTCTACACCCGGGTCGTCTACGGCGCCCGTGCCTCCATCACCGTCGGCGTCTGCGCCACGACCGGAGCGGCGCTGCTCGGCAGCCTGCTGGGCGGCCTGGCCGGGTTCTTCGGCGGCTGGGGCGACACCCTGCTCTCCCGGCTCGCCGATATCTTCTTCGGCATCCCGGTGATCCTCGGCGGTCTGGTCTTCCTCTCCATGGTCACCAGCACCACGGTCTGGCCGGTGGTCGGCTTCATCGTGCTGCTCGGCTGGCCGCAGGTCTCCCGTATCGCCCGCGGCTCCGTCGTCACCGCCAAACAGAACGACTACGTCCAGGCCGCGCGGGCGCTGGGCGCGGGCAACGGACGGCTGCTGCTGCGGCATATCGCGCCGAACGCGGTCGCGCCGGTCATCGTCGTCGCCACCATCGCCCTCGGCACCTTCATCGCCCTGGAGGCGACGCTCTCGTATCTGGGCGCGGGCCTGAAGCCGCCCACCGTCTCCTGGGGCATCGATATCTCCACCGCCTCCCCCTACATCCGCAGCGCGCCGCACATGCTGCTGTGGCCCGCCGGAGCGCTGAGCGTCACGGTGCTGGCGTTCATCCTGCTCGGCGACGCGGTGCGCGACGCCCTCGACCCCAAGTTGCGCTGA
- a CDS encoding ABC transporter permease — protein sequence MGRYVIRRLLQMIPVFIGSTFLIFFMVYALGDPVAAMFGDRAPDPATAARIRRDLYLDEPLWKQYLHYMGQIFQGNFGTAFNGQSVTELMASAFPVTLRLTLVAIAIEMVVGIVLGVLSGLRRGRDIDTTVLVLTLVVVSIPTFVSGYLLQLVFGVQWAWAAPSVAPEAPLNELLLPGLVLALVSLAYVTRLTRTSIAENARADYVRTALAKGLPRHRVITRHLLRNSLIPVVTFIGTDIGALMGGAIVTERIFNIHGVGYQLYQGILRQNSPTVVGFVTILVLVFLLANLLVDLLYAVLDPRIRYA from the coding sequence ATGGGACGGTATGTGATCCGTCGGCTGCTCCAGATGATCCCGGTGTTCATCGGCAGCACCTTCCTCATCTTCTTCATGGTGTACGCCCTGGGCGACCCCGTGGCCGCGATGTTCGGCGACCGGGCGCCCGACCCCGCCACCGCCGCCCGGATCCGCCGGGACCTCTACCTCGATGAGCCGCTGTGGAAGCAGTATCTGCACTACATGGGGCAGATCTTCCAGGGGAACTTCGGCACCGCCTTCAACGGCCAGTCGGTCACCGAACTGATGGCCTCCGCCTTTCCCGTGACGCTCCGGCTGACCCTCGTCGCCATCGCCATCGAGATGGTCGTGGGCATCGTGCTGGGGGTGCTCAGCGGGCTGCGGCGCGGCCGGGACATCGACACCACGGTGCTGGTCCTCACCCTCGTCGTGGTGTCCATCCCGACCTTCGTCAGCGGCTATCTGCTGCAGCTGGTCTTCGGGGTGCAGTGGGCCTGGGCCGCGCCGTCCGTCGCCCCCGAGGCGCCGCTGAACGAACTCCTGCTGCCGGGGCTGGTGCTGGCGCTGGTCTCGCTCGCCTATGTCACCCGGCTGACCCGGACCTCGATCGCGGAGAACGCCCGCGCCGACTACGTCCGCACCGCCCTGGCCAAGGGGCTGCCCCGGCACCGCGTCATCACCCGTCATCTGCTGCGCAATTCGCTGATCCCGGTCGTCACCTTCATCGGCACGGACATCGGCGCCCTGATGGGCGGCGCGATCGTCACCGAGCGCATCTTCAACATCCACGGCGTCGGATACCAGCTCTACCAGGGCATCCTGCGGCAGAACTCACCGACCGTCGTGGGCTTTGTGACGATCCTGGTGCTGGTGTTCCTGCTCGCCAACCTCCTCGTCGACCTGCTGTACGCCGTCCTCGACCCGAGGATCCGCTATGCCTGA